From Xanthomonas citri pv. mangiferaeindicae:
GGCGTCGGTCGCGCGCAGCAGCAGGTCGCTGTCGTCGAAGGTGGTCAGCAGCAGCACCGGCGTGGCATCGCCCCGCGCACGCAGCGCAGTCAGGGCATCGATGCCGTCCATTCCGGGCATGCGGATGTCACTGAGCACCACATCGACCGGCTGCGCGGCGATCCGCTCGAGCAGGCTCGCGCCCGAGTCGGCCTCGAACACGATGACGATGCCCTGGCGTTCCAGCAGCGCGCGCAGCCCGGCGCGGACCAGGGCCTGGTCGTCGGCGAGCGCAACGCGCACGGGCGATGTATTCATGCCGGCAACTCCGCATCGATCCGCATCGCGCCACGGGCATTGCGCGCCAGGCGCACCCGGCCCCGCAACGCCGCCAGGCGCTCGCGCATGCCGGCGATGCCATTGCCTTCGCGCCAGTCCTCGCGCACCAGGCCGTCGTCCTCGATGGTCACATGCAGCACATCGCCTGCGCGGTGCAGGGTGACATCGAGCGTGTCCGCGTCGGCGTGCTTGGCGGCATTCGTCAGCGCTTCCTGCACCAGCCGCAGCACCGCCTCGGCGATCGCGGGGTCCGTCACCTGCACGTCGTCGGCGATGGTGAGCCGCAGCACCGGGCGCGGCATCGGCGCGGCGAGCGCGCGCAGCGCGGTGGCCAGATCCAGGCCACCGCGCTCGCGCAACGCCTGGACCACGTTGCGGATATCGGCGAGCAGTTCGCCGGACAGTTGATCGGCCACGCGCAGCTGCGCGTTGCTGGCGAACGCCGGTTCTTCGGTCAACGCGCGCAGGTTCAGGCGCATCGCGGTGAGTTTGTGGCCGGCGACGTCGTGGAGTTCCCGCGCCACCCGCAGGCGCTCGGCATCGCGGGCACTGTCGGCGAGCAGCGCGCGTGTGGCCAGCAGATCGGCATTGACCCGCGAGAGGGTATCGCGGGCGCGCTCGGCACTGCGCGCGTAGTGCATGCACAACCCGGCGAAGGCCTGAAAGCCGGCGAAGATCAGCACCGACATCAGCGGCGCGCCGAAGCCGGCGATGTGCTTGAGGATCAGGTAGTAGACCGTGTCGGCGAGGACCAGCGCGATCGTCGCCACACGCGGCGACCAGTGCGAGAACGCTGCCGCGATCCAGACCACCAGCAGCACCGGCGCGGTGCCGGGTTTGGGGGCGAGCGCGATCAGGGCCAGCGCGATCACCGGCAGCAGCGCGACCATCGCGTGCTCGACCCGTCGCAGCCTCGGCGGCCACAGCGGCAGCGACAGGAAGCCGACGGCGAACAGCCCCAGCAGCAGCCAGGCCGTCGGCTGGTGCGAGGGCTCGTAGTAGCGCACCGAGAACGCGACCGCCCCGAGCGTCAGCAACGCGGCGAGATTGAGCGGTTCGAACAGGCGGCGGGGCGGGGTCATGGCGCCATGCTGCAAGCCGGCGCCGGCAGCGGCAATGGGTGGGGCGCAGAAAGTGACTTCCGGCACTGCGGATCGATGACCACTGGCAGCAGGCATCGGGGACAGCGCACGGAAGACTGTGGCCACACCCAACCAGGACATCGCCATGCGCCGCAGCCCCGCCTCCATCGTCGCCCCGTTCGCTCTGCTGGCCGCCGCCGCGCTCGCCGCGCCCGCGCAGGCTGCCACTCTCGAGGTGACCATTCGCGATGCCCGCAACCAGGACGGGCAGTTCCAGGTCGCCCTGGTCGATGCGGCGGGCTATGCCGGCGAAGCGCCGCCGATCGCCGGCCGCCTGCTGGCCCCGAAGGCGATGTCACCCACCTGCGCTTCGACGACGTGCCGGCCGGACGCTACGCGTTGCTGGTGATCCACGACGAGAACGGCAACGGCAAGCTCGACACCAACCTCACCGGCATGCCAGTCGAAGGCTACGGCTTCAGCAACAACCCGCGGGTGATGCGCAAGCCGACGTTCGACGAGGCGGCGTTCGAGGTCGGTCGCGACACCGCCGCGCTCGACATCGCAATCCGTTGATCCGGCCGCCCCAGGAGAGCCCCCATGGACCGCCGCCACTTCCTCCGCAATCTGCTCTCGGGCGCCACCATCGCCGCACTCGGGCCCGCGCTGTTGCACGGCGCGGACGCATTCGCCGGCGATCCAGCCGAGTTTGCCGCCGGCCTGCGCGAGCACCCGTATCTGGCCGGCTGGCGTCAGGTGTCGGCCGAGGCTTTCGGCCCGACGACGGTGCAGATCGAAGGCCGTCTGCCGGCGGACTTCGCCGGCACGTTGTATCGCAACGGGCCCGCCTGGTTCGAGCGCGACAGCTTCCGCTACGAGCACTGGTTCGACGGCGACGGCATGGTCCACGGTTGGCGCTTCGGCGACGGCACCGTGACCCATCGCGGGCGCATGGTGCAGACCCCGAAGTTCAAGCGCGAACGCAGCGCCGGGCGCTTCAACACGCTGGCGGCGGGCACCACGATCGCCGACCCGGTCGCGCTGCGCAACAACGACGATGCCAGCACCGCCAACACCTCGGTGGTGGTGATCGACGGGCGCCTGTTCGCGTTGAGCGAGGCCGGCTCGGCCTTCGAGCTCGACCCCGATGCGCTCGACACGATCGGTCCCAAGACCTGGCGACCCGATCTGCAAGCGCTGCCGTTCTCGGCCCACCCACTCCAGGACCGCGACGGCAGCTGGTGGAACTTCGGGGCGCTGTCGATGCTCGGCGGTGCCGGCCTGCTGGTGTGGCACATCGGCCGCGACGGGCAGCTGATCGACGCGCAGGTGCACGACATGGGCGCACCCGGCTACCTGCATGCCTTCGTGCAGACCGACCGGCATCTGGTCTTCCTGCTGACGCCGTTCGACTACACACCGGCCGGCTCGTTCTTCGAAAGCCTGACGTTCGCGCCACAGCGCGCGTCCACGGTCCTGGTCGTCGACAAGACCGCACCCGACCGAGTTGCGCGCCGCTTCGAGGTCGACTTCACGATGGCCTATCACTTCGGCGATGCCTTCGAGCGCGACGGCGAAATCACCGTGCGCACGATGCGGCTGGCCGATGTGGCAAAGGCGCGGTCGCCACATCGCGAGGCGATGTTCGGTCATCACGGCCCGGCCGCCCCTGCGGAGCTGGTCGAGTTGCGCCTGGACATGCGCACCGGCCGCGGCCGCTGGGAGACCACGGGCCTGGGCGGCATGGAGTTTCCGATGTTCGATGCCCGCACGCCCAGCGACCGTGGCGCCCGGCTCTACACCCCGACCAATGCCGGCGACGCGACCGCGCCGTACTTCAATGCGGTGCAGATGATCGACCCGGTGGCCGGCCGACGCGAACTGCATCGCTACGGGCGCGACATCCTCGCCGAGGAACATGTCTTCATCCCGCGTCCTGGCAGCACGCGCCCCGACGACGGTTGGCTGGTCGGTACGCTGCTCGACCCCACGCGCGACCGCAGCGGTATCGCGGTGCTCGACGCCCAGCACATCGGCGACGGCCCGGTCGCGACCGCCTGGCTCCCGTACGCGTTCCCACTCGGCTTCCACGGCCACTTCGCGCAGGCGGCCTGAAGCCGCGGCGTCGGGCCGGACATCAGGGCAGAGAGGCCCGCCGTCCGATCCGATGCGTCAGCCGCGCGCGAACGTCCGCGGCCGCGCCGCGACCCGGACTGGCCGTTCGCGCAGGCCGGCGGCAGTCAGCCACTGCACCAGTTGCGGCACAAGCGCCGGCAGTTCGGCACTGGTACCGCGCGGCACGCGCGCCACGCCGGCCAGAAGACTCACCGCCTCGACACCGGGCGCGGTGAATTCGAGCCGCGCGTGGTCCGATGCGCTCTGCCAGCGGAAGAGCGTGAGATCGCGCAAAGCAACGTCGCGCGGCGGCTGGCCCGGACGCTCCAGGGTCAGGCGCTGCGCATCGATGCGCAGCGTCACGGTCTCGGTGCCACGACGCAGCAGCGCCGTCAGCACCAGATAGCCGGGCAGGCCGACGACCAAGGCGAAGAGCAGGATCGCGCCGTAGGCGCCGATGCGCAGCACGATGTCGTAGAACGCGATCAGGCCGGCGATCGCCAGCGCCCCGGCGACCACCGTCACCGATCCGATCCAGACGGCAAGGGTGCGCGTGCGCATGGGCACGGCCGGAAAGCACAGCGTCCAGGCCGCGCCGTCGCGATGCCACTGCGTCCGCGTCATCGTCGCCGCGCGCGCCTGGGCGTCGCGCTGGAAATACCCGCTCACCCGCCCGAGCAGCGCCAGCCAGATCCAGCCGAACATCGGCGCGATCCCGAGCTGCATCCAGAGCGCGGCATGGCGCAGCGGCTCGGGCAGCGGAGACAGATCGGGCAGGTCGCCGTGGATCGCCCACGCCACCACTCCGACGCCGATCGCAGCGCCGGCGACATGCAGCAGGACGCCCAGACGCCGCGGTGAGACCCGGAAGGTCGCGGCGACGAAGGACACGCCGCACAGCACCCCGGCCAGCAACACCGCCAGGTACGGCGGGAACGCCATCCCGTGGCGTCCGGCGACGATCGCCAACGCCGTACAGGCCGCGGCCCAGGCCAGGGGCGAGCGCAGCGCCCGCCGCCACCACGGCTGTCGCGCCGGGCCCGGGCGCGCGCGGACGGCTGCGTTGCGGGAACGCGAACGCCGCCGGGCGCTCATGCCTGACTCAGCGCGCCACCGTCGCCACCGCCTCGGCGACGTAGTCGAGGGTCTTCAGGCTCAGCGCCGCGACGCAGATGCGCCCCGTACCGACGGCGTAGATGCCGAATTCGTCGCGCAGCCGGTCGACCTGCGCACGGCTCAGGCCCGAATACGAGAACATGCCCGCCTGGTCCTGGATGAAGGCGAACTGCGGCGCGCCGTGCGCGGCGAGCTTCTCGACCAGCCCGGCGCGCAGCGCGTGGATGCGCTCGCGCATCTGGCCGAGCTCGGCCTCCCAGCGCGCACGCAACTCGTCGCTGCCGAGCACGCCGGCGACCAACGCCGCGCCGTGCGTCGACGGGCTCGAGTAGTTCGCGCGCACGATGCGCTTGATCTGCGACTGCACCGCGCGGCTCTGTTCTGCGTTGGCCGAGACCACGGACAGGGCGCCGACGCGCTCGCCGTAGAGCGAGAACGACTTGGAGTAGGAGCTGGCGACGACGAACTCGGCGATGCCCGAGGCGGCGAGCAGACGCACGGCCGCGGCGTCCTGGGCGATGCCCTGGTCGAAGCCCTGGTAGGCCATGTCGACGAACGGGAACAGCCCGCGCTCGGCCAGCACCTCGATGACCTGGCGCCACTGGTCGGCGGTGAGGTCGGCGCCGGTCGGGTTGTGGCAGCAGGCGTGCAGCAGTACGACGGTGCCGGGCTGGAGCTTGCGCAGATCGGCCAGCATGCCGTCGAAATCGATGCCGTGGCGGGCGGCGTCGAAGTAGGTGTAGTCGACGACCTCGAAGCCGACCGCGCCGAACACCGCGCGGTGGTTCTCCCAGCTGGGGGTGCTGATCGCGATCGTCGCGTGCGGCAGCACCTTCTTCAGCAGGTCGGCGCCGGTGCGCAGCGCGCCACTGCCACCGATCGTCTGAGTGGTCGCGACGCGGCCATCGGCCAGCAGCGGCGAATCGACGCCGAACAGCAGCTCGCGGGTGGCCCGGGTGTAGTCGGGCATGCCGTCGATCGGCAGGTAGCCGCGCGGCTTGGCCTCGGAGGCCAGCCGCTGCTCGACCTCGCGCACCGCATCCAGCACCGGGATGCGACCGGCCTCGTCGTAGTAGATGCCCACACCGAGATTGACCTTGGTGGTACGCGGATCGGCGTTGTAGGCGTCGGTCAAACCGAGGATGGGATCACCGGGGACGAGTTCGACAGCAGCGAAGAAGGAGGACACGGCACGGCCTGCGACGGTTGAGGGGAGGAGATGCGGCGCGCCGGGCGCGCGGCAAACCCATGCAGGATAGCCGGCCGGCGCCGCGCGCGCGATGCCGCCGGGACAGCGCGACGCTTCCGGGCGACAATGCCGCCACCCTGTCCGCCGTGGAGCCGCCATGCCCGCCATCTCCCTGACCCGCCACCTGATCGAGGAGCAGCGCCTGGGGCACGTGACCCCCGACCTGCGGCTGCTGCTGGAAGTGGTTGCGCGCGCGTGCAAGCGCATCTCGGTCGCGGTCGGCAAGGGCGCGCTGGGCGATGTGCTCGGCGAGGCCGGCGGCGAGGCGGGCAGCATCAACGTCCAGGGCGAGGCGCAGAAGAAGCTCGACGTGATCAGCAACGAGATCCTGCTCGAGGCCAATGCCTGGGGCGGCCATCTGGCCGCGTGCGCCTCGGAGGAGATGGCCCATTGCGAGCCCATTCCCGACGCCTTCCCGCGCGGCAACTACCTGCTGGTGTTCGACCCGCTCGACGGCAGCTCCAACATCGACATCAACGCCAGCGTCGGCACGATCTTCTCGGTCCTGCGCTGTCCCGAGGGTGTGGCCGCAGTCGAGGACGCACACTTCCTGCAGGCCGGCCGCACCCAGGTCGCCGCCGGCTACTGCCTGTACGGGCCGAGCACGATGCTGGTGCTCACCATCGGCCACGGCACGCACGCCTTCACGCTCGACCGCGAGCAGGGCTCGTTCGTGCTGACCCGCGCCGATCTGCGCATTCCCGAGACGACCCGCGAGTTCGCGATCAACATGTCCAACCAGCGTCACTGGGAAGCACCGACCCAGGCCTACGTCGCCGACCTGCTGGCCGGCACCGACGGCCCCCGCGGCAAGGACTTCAACATGCGCTGGGTCGCGGCGATGGTCGCCGACGTGCACCGCATCCTGACCCGCGGCGGGATCTTCATCTATCCCTGGGACCGCAAGGACCCGTCCAAGCCCGGCAAGCTGCGGCTGATGTATGAGGCCAACCCGATGGCGATGCTGGTCGAACAGGCCGGCGGCGCGGCGACCAACGGCCGCACCCGCATCCTCGACATCGAACCCGACTCGCTGCACCAGCGCGTGCCGGTGTTCCTGGGCTCGCGCGACGAGGTCGAGGCCGCGACCGGCTACCACCTGCGGCACGACGGCGACGCGGCGTGAGCGCGGCCGACTTCATCGAAGTCGTCCCCGGCGCCCTGGCGCCACAGGCCTGCGCGGCGATCGTCGCGCGGCTGCGCGCCAGCCCCGACCTGCAGCCCGGGCAGGTCGGCGGCGGCCTGCATCCCGAGCTCAAGCGCAGCCGCGACCTGTCGCTGGGCGATCGCAGCGACTGGGCCGACGTGGTCCGGCAGCTCAACGTGGCCGTCTACGGCGGCTTGATGCGCTACCTGCGCCGGTACCCGCAGGCGCTGATCGCACCGCTGATGCTGCAACAGCCCGATGCGGCCGGCACCCCCCGGCGACTGGTCGCCGAGGACTTCGCCGACATGGACGACGCCCGGCTCGGCGGCCTGCTGCAGACCTGCCTGCGCCCCGGCCAGATCAACCTGCAGTGGTATGCAGCGGGAGAGGGCGGCTACCCGTACTGGCACTGCGAGCTGTTTCCGCGCGATGCCGGCTGCGAGACCCTGCACCGCCACCTGCTGTGGACGATCTACCTCAACGACGGCTTTACGGCCGGCGAGACTGAGTTCCTGTTCCAGCAGCGCCGGATCGCGCCACGCACCGGCGACCTGTTGATCGCGCCGACCGCGTTCACCCATACCCATCGCGGCAACAAGCCGCAGGGCGGGGACAAGTTCATCGCCACCAGCTGGATTCTGTTCCAGCGCGCCGAAGCGCTGTACGGCAAGGGCTGAGGCCTTCCGGCCATTGCGGCCCTGGACCAGGCGCATCGGCATCCGGCGTGCGTGCCCTGCACTCTGCCGCGACGTCGCCGGTCGGGGGCCGCGTCAGCCGCGCGGGTGGTTGAGCACCAGCCAGTACAGCCCGATCTGCTTGACGACCTCGACGAACTTGCCGAAATCCACGGGCTTACGGATGTAGCTGTTGACGCCCAGCGCGTAGCTCGCCTCGACATCGAACGGCTCGGTGCTGGTCGTGAGCACGACCACCGGCAGGCCGCGCGTCGCCGGGCTGGCGCGCAGCGCCTGCAGCACCTCGCGACCGTCGAGCTTGGGCAGGTTGAGGTCGAGCAACACGATCGACGGCAGCTCGCTCGCATCGCGTCCGGCGTGGCGGCCGCGTGCGAACAGGTAATCGAGCGCCTCGGCGCCGTCGCCGACCACCACCAGTCGGCCATCGATCCGGGCCTCCGCGAATGCGATGCGGGTGAGCTCAGCGTCGTCGGGATTGTCCTCGATCAACAGGATCGTGTGTTCGCTCATTGGGGCGATGCGTCCTCGGCCGGCGGTGCCGGCAGGTCGATGTGGAAAGTGGTGCCGACGTCCTCCGCCGATTCCACCCGAATGCGGCCGCCATGCGCATGCGCGAGCCGCTGGGCGATCGCCAGCCCCAATCCATGGCCGGCGCCGTCGTCGGCGCCGTGCAAGCGCCGGAACGGCACGAACAATCGATCAGCATAGCGCATGTCGAAGCCGCGACCGGCATCGCGGACGCGCAAACGCAGGCGGTCGCCGACCCGTTCGCCATCGAGATCGATCCGCACGGTGTCGCGACCGGCGGAGAACTTCCAGGCGTTGTGCAGCAGCTTGCCGAGCAGTTGCTTGAGGGCATGCTCGTCGCCCCAGGCCCACAGGTCGGGCGCGACATGGATCTGCGCCGCCCGCCCGGGATCGGCATCCTGCAGCTCGGCGCAGATCCAGTCGCCGAGCAGGCTGATGTCGACGGGCCCGGGCTGGCGCGGCGGACGCATGGCACGCATGGTCTCGAGTAGCGCATCGATCAGACCGCCGGCCTGGGTCGCCGCACCGCGGATCCGCTGCACATGGTCGCGCGCCACAGCGGCGTCGGTGTCCTCGCCCTGCGCGGCCAGGCGCCGGGAGAACTGCTCGATCGTGCGCACCGGCGCCCGCAGCTCGTGCGAGATGCCGAACGCCAGCGTGTCCTGCAGCAGCTCCATGGCCCGCAGCGCGGTGACATCGTGGGCCTGCAGCAGCGCGTCGCCGCCCGGCAACGGCGTCAGCGTCAACTGCAACGAGCGCGCCCCATCCTCACCCCGGTCGATCGCGACCGGGACCTCGTGCAGGCCGTCGCCCCCCCGGCAAACCCGGCCAGTGCCTGGTCGAGTTGCGCGGCGACCGGTGTCAGCGCCTCGCGATGCGCGGCGGTCCCGACCAGCGCATCCGGACTGCGGTCGAGCCACGCCGCCAACACGGCGTTGACGCGCCGCCACGTGCCGTCGGGCGCGAGCTGCGCCAGACCGGTGGCGAGGTGGTCGAACACGTCGATCGCCGCAGCAGGTGCATCGGGCGAGGGCAGGGAGACAACATCGGACATGCGCGGCGCTAGGCGGCGGGAAGCCCAACAGTGTAGAAAATCCGGGCGTGGACGTATCGTACACGCGCCGTGAATGGGCGCTAGAACAGCGTCCCCTGCGGCGAGGGCGGGCGCGGCGCGACGAACAGGTCGGTCCGCAGCGGCGGCAGCCGGCCAAAGCCCAGCGCGCGGCGCGCCCGCGCGAAGCGGTGGGCGAGCAGGTCGGCGAACGGCCCCTGGCCGCGCATGCGATGGCCGAAGCGGCTGTCGTAGTCGCGCCCGCCGTGGAGTTGCTGCAGCAGGCTCATCACGTGCTGGGCGCGATCGGGATAGTGCAGGTCCAGCCATTCGCGCCACAGCGTCTTGAGCTCATGCGGCAGGCGCAGCAGCACATAGCCCGCCGAGTCCGCCCCGGCCTCGCGCGCGGCGCCCAGGATCGCCTCCAGTTCGTGGTCGGTGATCGCCGGCACCACCGGCGCGACCATCACCCCGACCGGGATACCGGCCGCCGCCAGCGCGCGCATCGCGCGCAGGCGCGCATGCGGCGCGGCCGCCCGTGGCTCCATGCGGGCCGACAGGCGGTGGTCGAGCGTGGTCACCGAAAAGTGCACCGTCACCAGCCCCTGGGCCGCCAGCGGCGCGAGCAGGTCGAGGTCGCGTACGATCCCGGCGCTCTTGGTGATCAGGCTGAAGGGATGCCGGGCCTCGGCCAGCAGCGCGATCAACTCGCGGGTGACCTGGTAGCGACGCTCGATCGGCTGGTAGGCGTCGGTGTTGATGCCCAGCGCCAGCGGCGCACAGACGTAGCCCGGCTTGGCGAGCTCGACACGCAGCCGTTCGGCGGCGTTGGTCTTGGCGAACAGCCGCGTCTCGAAGTCCAGGCCGGGCGACAGGTCGAGATAGGCGTGCGAGGGCCGCGCGAAGCAGTAGATGCAGCCATGCTCGCAGCCGCGGTAGGGATTGACCGAGCGGTCGAAGCCGACATCGGGCGAGCGGTTGCGACTGAGCACGCTGCGCGCGCGCTCCTCGACGACCACGGTCTCCGGCGCCGAGGCCTCGTCCTGCAACATCTGCAGCGCCTCCCAGCCGTCGTCCTCGGCCACCGCGACCCGTTTCTCAAAGCGCCCGGCGATCCAGGACGCGCTGCCGCGCCCCTTGCGGGCCACGGGGGCGGGCGGGCGGAGGCGGTCGGCGCTCATCGAACCGACGATGCCGGGTTGGCGTCTCAACCGGTGCGACGCGCCCGTCATCGCAGCCGGCGTGCGCGCATTTATCCTGTGCGCGGCGCGACCGGCGCCGCCATCGCAGGAACCGACCGTGCAGCGCGCCTGGGATTCGCTCGTCACCGCCCCGCACCTGCTCTCGCTCCTGGCCGCTGGCTGGTTGCTCTATCTGGTCCTGCTGGGCGGCTGGATCGTGCTGCAGAAGCGCGAGCCGGTCGCGACCCTGAGCTGGCTGCTCGGCCTGGCGCTGCTGCCCTACGTGGGGTTTCTGATCTACCACGTGTTCGGGCCGCAGAAGATCCACCGCAACCGGCTGCGCCGCGGTCGCAGCCGGGCCTCGATGCAGAGTGCCCAGGTCGACGCCGAGGAGGGCGAGGCCGCTGAGCTGGTGCGCCTGGCGCAGAACACGACCGGCCTGCCAGCGACCTCGTCGGCCGAGGTCGACCTGCTGGTCGACGGCGCGGCCAAGTACACCGCGCTGCTTGCCGACATCGCCCAGGCGCGCCACCACGTGCACCTGGAGTACTACATCTTCGAGCCCGACGCGACCGGCTCCGCGCTGCGCGATGCCCTGGTCGAACGCGCGCGCGCCGGGGTCCATGTGCGGCTGCTGCTCGATTTCGTCGGCACCCGGGCGCGGCGCAGCTTCTTCGCGCCCTTGGTCGAGGCCGGCGGCGAGCTCGCCTGGTTCCACCCGATGCGCTTGGGCCGGATCTGGCAACGCCCGTGGACCAACCTGCGCACCCATCGCAAGCTGGTCGTGATCGACGGCCGGATCGGCTACACCGGCGGCATGAACATCACCGACGAGCAGGACGAGCGCCTGCGCGCGGACGCCTACCGCGACCTGCACATGCGACTGATCGGCAAGTCCGTGCGCGTGCTGCAGCTGGTGTTCGCCGAAGATTGGGCCTACGCGACCGGCCGCCGCGACTTTCTCGCTGATGTCGAGGCGCAGACCCCGGCCGCCGATCCTGGCCCGATCCGCACCCAGGTGCTGACCTCGGGTCCGGACTCGAATTGGGAAGCCATCCACCGCCTCCATGTCGGCGCGATCCATGCCGCACGGCATCGCGTGTGGCTGACGACGCCCTACTTCGTGCCGGGCGAGGCGGCGATGATGGCGCTGACCTCGGCCGCGCTCGCCGGGCTCGACGTCCGCCTGCTGGTGCCGCGCACCAGCGACTCGCGGCTGGTGACACTCGCCGCGCGGTCGTACTTCGGCCAGTTGCTGGTCGCCGGGGTCAAGGTCTACGAGTACCGCTCGCGGATGCTGCACAGCAAGTCGTTGCTGATCGACGACAGCCTGGCGATCATCGGCAGCGCGAATTTCGATCATCGCAGCTTCCGGCTCAACTTCGAGCTGTCGGTGCTGTTCGATGATCCAGGCGTCGCCGCTGCGCTCGCGCAGATCATCGAACGGGAATTCGCGCATGCCCCGCGCGTGCAGCGCGGCAGGCACCGGCCACTGTTGACCGCACGCTTGCCCGAGGCGCTGGCGCGGCTGTGCTCGCCGCTGCTGTAGCTGGACACACACGGCGCATCCGACCATCGCGCGTGTGCACACGAGGACATACTCCCATGGCTCCGAGCAACAAAGCGCCCGTCGAGCCGAAGCGGCTCCAGCTGTGGCAAGCGCTGTCGGACCTGTTTCTCGACACCGAGATCGACGACACCCTGATCGTCGCGATCGCCCGCGTGGTGCGCGACACCGGCTACCCCGCCGCCGAGGTGCATCGCGCC
This genomic window contains:
- a CDS encoding 2OG-Fe(II) oxygenase translates to MSAADFIEVVPGALAPQACAAIVARLRASPDLQPGQVGGGLHPELKRSRDLSLGDRSDWADVVRQLNVAVYGGLMRYLRRYPQALIAPLMLQQPDAAGTPRRLVAEDFADMDDARLGGLLQTCLRPGQINLQWYAAGEGGYPYWHCELFPRDAGCETLHRHLLWTIYLNDGFTAGETEFLFQQRRIAPRTGDLLIAPTAFTHTHRGNKPQGGDKFIATSWILFQRAEALYGKG
- a CDS encoding DNA repair photolyase, which translates into the protein MSADRLRPPAPVARKGRGSASWIAGRFEKRVAVAEDDGWEALQMLQDEASAPETVVVEERARSVLSRNRSPDVGFDRSVNPYRGCEHGCIYCFARPSHAYLDLSPGLDFETRLFAKTNAAERLRVELAKPGYVCAPLALGINTDAYQPIERRYQVTRELIALLAEARHPFSLITKSAGIVRDLDLLAPLAAQGLVTVHFSVTTLDHRLSARMEPRAAAPHARLRAMRALAAAGIPVGVMVAPVVPAITDHELEAILGAAREAGADSAGYVLLRLPHELKTLWREWLDLHYPDRAQHVMSLLQQLHGGRDYDSRFGHRMRGQGPFADLLAHRFARARRALGFGRLPPLRTDLFVAPRPPSPQGTLF
- a CDS encoding cardiolipin synthase codes for the protein MQRAWDSLVTAPHLLSLLAAGWLLYLVLLGGWIVLQKREPVATLSWLLGLALLPYVGFLIYHVFGPQKIHRNRLRRGRSRASMQSAQVDAEEGEAAELVRLAQNTTGLPATSSAEVDLLVDGAAKYTALLADIAQARHHVHLEYYIFEPDATGSALRDALVERARAGVHVRLLLDFVGTRARRSFFAPLVEAGGELAWFHPMRLGRIWQRPWTNLRTHRKLVVIDGRIGYTGGMNITDEQDERLRADAYRDLHMRLIGKSVRVLQLVFAEDWAYATGRRDFLADVEAQTPAADPGPIRTQVLTSGPDSNWEAIHRLHVGAIHAARHRVWLTTPYFVPGEAAMMALTSAALAGLDVRLLVPRTSDSRLVTLAARSYFGQLLVAGVKVYEYRSRMLHSKSLLIDDSLAIIGSANFDHRSFRLNFELSVLFDDPGVAAALAQIIEREFAHAPRVQRGRHRPLLTARLPEALARLCSPLL
- a CDS encoding fructose-bisphosphatase, which gives rise to MPAISLTRHLIEEQRLGHVTPDLRLLLEVVARACKRISVAVGKGALGDVLGEAGGEAGSINVQGEAQKKLDVISNEILLEANAWGGHLAACASEEMAHCEPIPDAFPRGNYLLVFDPLDGSSNIDINASVGTIFSVLRCPEGVAAVEDAHFLQAGRTQVAAGYCLYGPSTMLVLTIGHGTHAFTLDREQGSFVLTRADLRIPETTREFAINMSNQRHWEAPTQAYVADLLAGTDGPRGKDFNMRWVAAMVADVHRILTRGGIFIYPWDRKDPSKPGKLRLMYEANPMAMLVEQAGGAATNGRTRILDIEPDSLHQRVPVFLGSRDEVEAATGYHLRHDGDAA
- a CDS encoding aromatic amino acid aminotransferase; the protein is MSSFFAAVELVPGDPILGLTDAYNADPRTTKVNLGVGIYYDEAGRIPVLDAVREVEQRLASEAKPRGYLPIDGMPDYTRATRELLFGVDSPLLADGRVATTQTIGGSGALRTGADLLKKVLPHATIAISTPSWENHRAVFGAVGFEVVDYTYFDAARHGIDFDGMLADLRKLQPGTVVLLHACCHNPTGADLTADQWRQVIEVLAERGLFPFVDMAYQGFDQGIAQDAAAVRLLAASGIAEFVVASSYSKSFSLYGERVGALSVVSANAEQSRAVQSQIKRIVRANYSSPSTHGAALVAGVLGSDELRARWEAELGQMRERIHALRAGLVEKLAAHGAPQFAFIQDQAGMFSYSGLSRAQVDRLRDEFGIYAVGTGRICVAALSLKTLDYVAEAVATVAR
- a CDS encoding two-component system response regulator → MSEHTILLIEDNPDDAELTRIAFAEARIDGRLVVVGDGAEALDYLFARGRHAGRDASELPSIVLLDLNLPKLDGREVLQALRASPATRGLPVVVLTTSTEPFDVEASYALGVNSYIRKPVDFGKFVEVVKQIGLYWLVLNHPRG
- a CDS encoding carotenoid oxygenase; amino-acid sequence: MDRRHFLRNLLSGATIAALGPALLHGADAFAGDPAEFAAGLREHPYLAGWRQVSAEAFGPTTVQIEGRLPADFAGTLYRNGPAWFERDSFRYEHWFDGDGMVHGWRFGDGTVTHRGRMVQTPKFKRERSAGRFNTLAAGTTIADPVALRNNDDASTANTSVVVIDGRLFALSEAGSAFELDPDALDTIGPKTWRPDLQALPFSAHPLQDRDGSWWNFGALSMLGGAGLLVWHIGRDGQLIDAQVHDMGAPGYLHAFVQTDRHLVFLLTPFDYTPAGSFFESLTFAPQRASTVLVVDKTAPDRVARRFEVDFTMAYHFGDAFERDGEITVRTMRLADVAKARSPHREAMFGHHGPAAPAELVELRLDMRTGRGRWETTGLGGMEFPMFDARTPSDRGARLYTPTNAGDATAPYFNAVQMIDPVAGRRELHRYGRDILAEEHVFIPRPGSTRPDDGWLVGTLLDPTRDRSGIAVLDAQHIGDGPVATAWLPYAFPLGFHGHFAQAA